A stretch of the Capsicum annuum cultivar UCD-10X-F1 chromosome 10, UCD10Xv1.1, whole genome shotgun sequence genome encodes the following:
- the LOC107845498 gene encoding lysine-specific histone demethylase 1 homolog 1 encodes METSSGLPAETSDTVNSDEILGQGNQHNGNSCPPQVAFSDLPKISSDLPPPTGTTPPQVKRRRRRKRFFTDMIPTSVSAAAVTGLRVLRPNPKPSTAYSYSETELATGDDLFKHHHNRRRRMSDLAKEVDVEALIAISVGFPVDSLTEEEIEANAVSQIGSVEQANYIVVRNHILARWRSNVTVWLTKDHALESIRAEHKNLVHSAYTFLLQHGYINFGVAPAIKEVKFKPPEGFSKGNVIVIGAGLSGLIAARQLISLGLKVVVLEGRARPGGRVRSKKMTGGQNGVAAAADLGGSVLTGINGNPLGVLARQLGVPLHKVRDICPLYLPNGRTVNADIDSKVEASFNKLLDRVCKLRQAMLDEVKSVDVSLGTALEAFRHVYRVAEDPQEQMLLDWHLANLEYANASLMSNLSMAFWDQDDPYEMGGDHCFIPGGNERLIRALAEDIPIFYDRMVESVRYATDGVLVYAGRQEYQGDMVLCTVPLGVLKKGNIEFVPELPQRKKDAIDRLGFGLLNKVAILFPYDFWGGEIDTFGHLTEDPNMRGEFFLFYSYSSVSGGPLLIALVAGEAAVKFEKMSPLESVVRVLEILKGIFSPKGIAVPDPLQAVCTRWGQDQFSYGSYSYVAIGASGDDYDILAESVGDRVFFAGEATNKQYPATMHGAFLSGMREAAHILRVADRRVSPAEKSNTSSQENVSVVDKFFDTPDLKFGNFSVLYDPMSTDLESNCLIRVELHGEKSLHLYCLTSRRLVLELSKLEGDLSRTEMLTRDFGVKLVGWNNLSAAVGSLFTSIELARSV; translated from the coding sequence ATGGAAACGTCCAGCGGACTTCCAGCGGAAACATCCGACACTGTTAATTCTGACGAAATACTCGGACAAGGCAACCAGCACAATGGCAATTCTTGTCCTCCTCAGGTTGCCTTTTCAGACCTTCCGAAAATATCCTCCGACTTGCCACCCCCAACCGGAACCACCCCACCCCAGGTGAAAAGGCGTCGTCGGAGAAAGCGATTCTTCACTGACATGATTCCCACGTCGGTTTCCGCCGCCGCCGTTACGGGACTCCGTGTTCTCCGCCCTAACCCTAAACCCTCCACCGCCTATTCATATTCCGAGACGGAACTGGCCACTGGAGACGACCTTTTTAAGCATCACCACAATCGCCGTAGAAGGATGTCGGATCTTGCTAAAGAAGTCGACGTTGAAGCCCTAATTGCTATCTCTGTTGGTTTCCCTGTCGATTCTCTTACAGAGGAAGAAATTGAAGCTAATGCTGTTTCTCAAATAGGCAGCGTTGAACAAGCGAATTACATTGTCGTACGTAACCACATTCTGGCACGTTGGCGGTCCAATGTCACTGTTTGGCTCACAAAAGATCATGCGTTGGAATCTATACGAGCTGAACACAAAAATCTTGTGCATTCTGCTTACACTTTTCTCCTACAACATGGGTATATCAATTTTGGTGTAGCTCCAGCGATAAAAGAAGTCAAATTTAAGCCACCGGAAGGGTTCTCCAAGGGGAATGTCATCGTTATTGGCGCCGGGCTGTCGGGTTTAATTGCTGCCAGGCAATTGATTTCTCTAGGGCTTAAAGTTGTAGTTCTTGAAGGAAGGGCTAGACCTGGTGGTAGAGTACGATCCAAGAAAATGACAGGTGGACAAAATGGGGTTGCTGCTGCTGCAGATTTAGGTGGAAGTGTGTTAACTGGAATAAATGGTAATCCTTTGGGTGTTCTCGCAAGGCAGCTAGGCGTTCCACTTCATAAGGTGAGAGATATATGCCCTTTGTATTTGCCAAATGGTAGAACTGTCAATGCGGATATTGATTCCAAAGTTGAAGCTTCGTTTAATAAATTATTAGATAGGGTGTGTAAACTTAGGCAGGCTATGCTGGATGAGGTTAAAAGTGTAGATGTTTCATTAGGTACTGCATTAGAGGCATTTAGGCATGTGTATAGAGTGGCTGAGGATCCACAAGAGCAAATGCTTCTAGATTGGCATTTAGCCAATTTGGAATATGCTAATGCCTCGTTAATGTCTAATTTGTCTATGGCGTTTTGGGACCAGGATGATCCTTATGAAATGGGGGGTGATCATTGTTTCATCCCTGGAGGAAATGAGAGGTTAATTCGGGCTTTAGCAGAGGACATTCCTATTTTCTATGATAggatggttgaaagtgtaagataTGCTACTGACGGGGTTTTAGTGTATGCTGGTAGGCAGGAATATCAAGGGGATATGGTTCTATGCACGGTTCCCTTGGGAGTGCTTAAGAAGGGTAACATTGAGTTTGTACCAGAGCTTCCTCAGCGCAAGAAAGATGCAATTGACAGATTAGGATTTGGATTGTTGAATAAGGTTGCAATTCTGTTTCCCTATGACTTTTGGGGTGGAGAGATTGATACTTTTGGGCACTTGACTGAGGACCCGAATATGAGGGGTGAGTTTTTTCTGTTTTATAGTTATTCTTCGGTTTCAGGTGGACCACTTCTTATTGCCCTTGTAGCTGGAGAAGCAGCAGTAAAATTTGAAAAGATGTCTCCTCTTGAATCTGTTGTAAGGGTTCTGGAAATTTTGAAGGGCATATTCAGTCCTAAAGGAATTGCTGTTCCTGATCCACTTCAAGCAGTTTGTACTCGTTGGGGACAGGATCAGTTCAGTTATGGTTCTTATTCCTATGTTGCGATTGGAGCCTCAGGGGATGACTACGATATCCTTGCTGAGAGTGTTGGAGACCGAGTTTTTTTTGCAGGCGAAGCAACTAATAAACAGTATCCTGCAACAATGCACGGGGCTTTTCTCAGTGGGATGAGAGAGGCTGCTCACATACTGAGAGTTGCTGATAGGAGGGTATCTCCAGCTGAGAAATCAAACACTTCTAGTCAAGAAAATGTTAGTGTTGTTGATAAGTTCTTCGATACTCCAGACCTTAAATTTGGAAATTTCTCTGTGTTGTATGATCCTATGTCAACTGACCTGGAGTCTAATTGCTTAATACGAGTTGAATTGCATGGGGAGAAATCTTTACATTTATACTGCCTGACCTCCCGAAGATTAGTGCTGGAGCTAAGCAAATTAGAAGGAGATCTGAGCAGGACAGAAATGTTAACACGTGACTTTGGGGTGAAATTGGTTGGTTGGAATAATTTATCGGCTGCTGTAGGATCTCTATTCACCTCCATTGAATTGGCTAGATCAGTTTGA